One Methylosarcina fibrata AML-C10 DNA segment encodes these proteins:
- a CDS encoding co-chaperone GroES — MSIRPLYDRIVVKRLENETRSPGGIVIPDKAQEKPITAEVVAVGSGKVLDNGEFRPMNVKAGDKMLIGKYAGTEVKIDGRELVVLREDDVWAVLI; from the coding sequence ATGAGCATTCGTCCTTTATATGACCGTATCGTAGTCAAACGCCTGGAAAACGAAACCCGCTCTCCCGGAGGCATCGTGATCCCGGACAAGGCGCAAGAAAAGCCGATTACCGCCGAGGTCGTCGCCGTCGGCTCCGGAAAAGTGCTGGACAACGGCGAATTCCGTCCGATGAACGTCAAAGCCGGCGATAAAATGTTGATCGGCAAATACGCCGGCACCGAAGTCAAGATCGACGGCCGGGAGCTTGTGGTGCTCCGGGAAGACGACGTCTGGGCCGTATTGATTTAA
- a CDS encoding response regulator, producing MATFLISKPLKFSFVSSLLVITTVIALIEAVLMFALDALPKSGIILTSLQETLADTALLSLLAAPLIWWLSFRPLALKVSEQQAGYERQANENKQLLQALDIGSLVSITDVTGRIVYVNRRFSEVSGYSESELLGQDHRLINSGYHDQDFFRTLWRTIAEGQPWEGEICNRDSQGGLYWIASSIVPLLGEDGKPRQYIAISRSITKIKENESRLLSLKQALDASSEMILVTDAAGRIQYVNPALCDFTGWKKEKLVGNLPSLLNSPEADRQTLHGMQQCLRQGRTWSGRLLNRRKGPPPFNIDGQTTPPDARDFWADICITPICNKEGALIGYVQIQHDVTDQVLKEQAQILENTDTAARLAISEALQQTRPLQQRFTQVLDILFNLKAFDLQRKGGIFLKDPDHDVLEMYLLHGKFSEEFIRRERRIPYGACLCGRAALAQELIVSDDCFCDPRHEHRFEDMQAHGHYIVPIVSAGAVLGILFLYTDPYPVKLESRLTMLRQVGDMLALALLQEQARMSLESARYAAEQAAKAKSEFLANMSHEIRTPMNGVLGMLEILKDTEMTREQEDLLKRAAHSAESLLTIINDILDFSKLESGKCELERIEFDLPTLVEEICALMSVRAHAKHLELNCFLPPRLPPRWQGDPNRIRQVLVNLIGNAVKFTEHGEVSVKVIEQEAMGGHRTLRFEVKDTGIGMSPEEQSRLFQPFTQADSSTARRFGGTGLGLSISKTLVGLMDGAIGVESAVGQGTCFWVTLPLAPADDSAPLPLTDLSGKRALIVDDNETNRKILNHYLQHWGMEVSEASNAPDALIELEVAARRGQAYDVLLSDLHMPKVDGYALARAILNDPPIASTPRLLLSSGGMGSEEERLALGFAQTLLKPVRQTQLFDAIARVLQAPVTTAEAPGKVAEELPDYNDKRILVVEDNKVNQKVLLNMLGKFRCRPDLAENGLEALGKMAQKAYDLVFMDCQMPVMDGYEAVRRLRGQELTRSSARIPVIALTAHVSAGEREKCLAAGMDDFMSKPIGRPELTDVLARWLSEPGPTQADSATGSAEAMSGNAPAGCWDEAAALKRLDDDQELLGDMIDLFLNEAPACLIELEEALARGDDAGLADVAHALKGMAGHFCAERLQNEAAALEHRALRGGNGLSELRQTARRVADEANRLLRALSQKQGIPL from the coding sequence ATGGCTACTTTCCTTATCTCAAAACCGCTCAAATTTTCTTTCGTGTCTTCCCTGCTCGTCATTACGACGGTGATCGCACTGATCGAAGCGGTTTTAATGTTTGCGCTGGACGCCCTGCCGAAATCCGGCATTATCCTGACCTCTTTGCAAGAGACCCTGGCGGATACGGCATTGCTTTCGCTGCTGGCGGCTCCGTTGATATGGTGGCTGTCGTTCCGTCCTCTGGCGCTGAAGGTCAGCGAGCAACAGGCCGGTTACGAGCGGCAGGCGAATGAAAACAAGCAATTGCTCCAGGCGCTGGATATCGGTTCTCTGGTCAGCATCACCGACGTCACCGGCCGCATCGTTTATGTCAATCGGCGGTTCAGCGAAGTGTCGGGCTACAGTGAAAGCGAACTGCTCGGCCAGGATCATCGGCTGATCAATTCCGGTTACCACGATCAGGACTTTTTCCGCACGCTGTGGCGTACCATTGCCGAGGGCCAGCCCTGGGAGGGAGAAATCTGTAATCGGGACAGTCAAGGCGGGCTCTACTGGATCGCGAGCAGCATTGTGCCGTTGCTGGGAGAAGACGGCAAACCCAGGCAGTACATTGCCATCTCTCGCAGCATCACCAAAATTAAAGAAAACGAAAGCCGCCTGCTATCGCTGAAACAGGCGCTGGACGCCAGCAGCGAAATGATTCTCGTCACCGATGCTGCCGGCCGGATACAGTACGTCAATCCGGCATTATGCGATTTTACCGGCTGGAAAAAAGAAAAGCTGGTCGGCAATCTGCCCAGTTTATTGAACAGTCCCGAGGCCGATCGGCAAACTCTGCACGGCATGCAGCAATGCTTGCGGCAAGGCAGAACCTGGAGCGGCCGTTTGCTCAATCGGCGCAAAGGCCCGCCGCCTTTCAACATCGACGGCCAGACGACGCCTCCGGACGCGCGTGATTTCTGGGCCGACATTTGCATCACGCCCATCTGCAACAAGGAAGGCGCCTTGATCGGTTACGTGCAGATTCAGCACGACGTCACCGATCAAGTCCTCAAGGAGCAAGCGCAAATTCTGGAAAATACCGACACCGCGGCGCGTCTTGCCATATCCGAAGCCCTGCAGCAAACGCGGCCGCTGCAACAACGCTTTACCCAGGTACTGGACATCCTGTTCAATTTAAAAGCGTTCGATCTGCAGCGCAAGGGCGGCATCTTTCTCAAGGATCCGGATCACGACGTTCTGGAGATGTATCTCTTGCACGGCAAGTTCAGCGAGGAATTCATCCGGCGCGAACGGCGCATTCCTTACGGCGCCTGTCTGTGCGGACGGGCGGCGCTTGCCCAGGAGCTGATCGTCAGCGACGACTGTTTCTGCGATCCCAGGCACGAGCACCGGTTCGAGGACATGCAGGCGCACGGGCATTACATCGTGCCCATCGTCTCCGCCGGCGCCGTGCTCGGCATTCTGTTCCTTTATACCGATCCTTATCCGGTCAAACTGGAATCGCGCCTGACCATGCTGCGTCAGGTCGGCGACATGCTGGCGCTGGCGTTGTTGCAGGAACAGGCGCGGATGTCGCTGGAGTCGGCGCGTTATGCCGCAGAGCAGGCCGCCAAGGCCAAATCGGAGTTTCTGGCCAACATGAGCCATGAAATCCGCACGCCGATGAACGGCGTTCTGGGCATGCTGGAAATTCTGAAAGACACCGAAATGACGCGCGAACAGGAGGATCTGCTGAAAAGGGCGGCCCATTCCGCCGAATCCCTGTTGACGATCATCAACGACATTCTGGATTTTTCCAAACTGGAATCGGGCAAGTGCGAACTGGAGCGGATCGAATTCGATCTGCCGACTCTGGTGGAAGAAATCTGCGCCTTGATGTCGGTGCGCGCCCATGCCAAGCATCTGGAACTCAACTGTTTTCTGCCGCCCCGGCTGCCGCCTCGCTGGCAGGGCGATCCCAACCGCATCCGGCAGGTGCTGGTGAATCTGATCGGCAACGCGGTCAAATTCACCGAGCACGGCGAAGTCTCGGTTAAAGTCATCGAGCAGGAGGCCATGGGCGGCCATCGCACGCTGCGCTTTGAAGTGAAAGATACCGGCATCGGCATGAGCCCCGAAGAACAATCGCGACTGTTTCAACCGTTCACCCAGGCCGACAGTTCGACCGCCCGGCGTTTCGGCGGCACCGGTCTGGGTTTGTCCATCAGCAAAACCCTGGTCGGCTTGATGGACGGCGCCATCGGCGTGGAAAGCGCCGTGGGACAAGGCACCTGCTTCTGGGTGACGCTGCCTTTGGCGCCTGCCGACGACAGCGCGCCTTTGCCTCTCACCGATCTTTCCGGCAAGCGCGCCCTGATCGTCGACGACAACGAGACCAACCGGAAAATTCTGAATCATTACCTACAGCATTGGGGTATGGAAGTCAGCGAAGCCAGCAATGCGCCCGACGCCTTGATCGAGCTGGAAGTCGCGGCGCGGCGGGGGCAGGCGTACGATGTTTTGCTGTCCGACCTGCACATGCCGAAAGTGGACGGCTATGCGCTGGCTCGAGCGATACTCAACGATCCGCCCATCGCATCGACTCCTCGTTTGCTGCTGTCTTCCGGCGGCATGGGCTCCGAAGAGGAGCGGCTGGCGCTGGGTTTTGCCCAAACCCTGCTGAAACCGGTCCGGCAGACGCAATTATTCGATGCCATCGCCCGAGTCCTGCAGGCGCCCGTGACAACCGCCGAAGCTCCGGGCAAAGTGGCCGAAGAGCTGCCCGACTACAACGACAAACGCATCCTGGTCGTCGAAGACAACAAAGTCAATCAGAAAGTCCTCCTGAACATGCTGGGCAAATTCCGCTGTCGTCCGGATCTGGCCGAGAACGGCCTGGAAGCGCTCGGTAAAATGGCGCAAAAAGCGTACGATCTGGTATTCATGGACTGCCAGATGCCGGTCATGGACGGTTACGAAGCGGTCCGCAGACTGCGCGGCCAGGAATTGACCCGCTCGTCCGCACGCATTCCGGTGATCGCGTTGACCGCTCACGTCTCGGCCGGCGAACGCGAAAAATGCCTGGCCGCCGGCATGGATGATTTCATGAGCAAGCCCATCGGCCGGCCGGAGCTGACCGACGTGCTGGCGCGCTGGCTGAGCGAGCCCGGACCGACGCAAGCGGATAGCGCTACCGGCTCGGCGGAAGCCATGTCCGGCAACGCGCCTGCCGGCTGCTGGGATGAGGCCGCAGCGCTCAAGCGACTGGACGACGATCAGGAACTGCTTGGCGACATGATCGACTTGTTTTTGAACGAAGCGCCTGCCTGTTTAATCGAACTGGAAGAAGCGCTGGCGCGCGGCGATGACGCCGGTCTGGCCGATGTGGCGCACGCACTTAAAGGCATGGCCGGACATTTTTGCGCCGAGCGGCTGCAAAACGAAGCCGCCGCTCTGGAACACAGAGCCCTCCGGGGCGGCAACGGTCTGTCCGAGCTTCGGCAAACGGCCCGGCGGGTGGCGGATGAGGCAAACCGTTTGCTCCGCGCTCTGAGCCAAAAGCAAGGAATACCGCTATGA
- a CDS encoding diguanylate cyclase yields the protein MNTEFSFHELKAADRLPSPSGLALAIMRLVQREDATVKKLTDLVKADPALTARILSFANSAAFGARRPVAAIQDAVIMMGMQAVRNFALGLSIVSRQRNEHCSGFDYGVYWAQALALAVAVAAVTGRERTVAPEESFTLGLLSDIGRLALATAWSDAYSECLRASQGGDLMQLERERFAVDHNELTLILLLDWGLPSLLLDSLKLSFESPTGESSRIVRFAQQLAFSRRIARFCVADDSYRAVLLPDLRQDAVLHALEGESFDRFLDEICKQWQEWGKLIDIETDVRMVFPVSRHDPFEALPGLELLLVDDDPMMLARLSKQLASAGHRVSTCRDGESALKLIIENKPQLVITDWRMKPMDGLTLCKTLRGSDLGKNLYLIMLTASESEDALVEAFDAGIDDYVIKPVSLKVLLARVRAGQRILMLQQELEKEKKDIERYSAELAVVNRRLELMANTDILTGLPNRRYALNRLEQEWDSAQRYGRPLSVLMLDLDYFKSINDNLGHDAGDVVLAHAANLLKANARTSDIACRLGGEEFLVIAPNTDAKAALLLAERIRSSIQTEQPKDLALPRPMTVSIGVAGSLGGKPRWNELIKLADQALYKIKAEGRNAVRLASQ from the coding sequence ATGAACACCGAATTCAGTTTTCACGAACTCAAAGCCGCAGACCGTCTGCCTTCGCCTTCAGGACTCGCTCTGGCCATCATGCGCCTGGTGCAAAGGGAGGATGCGACCGTAAAAAAGCTGACCGATCTGGTGAAAGCCGATCCGGCATTGACCGCGCGCATTTTAAGCTTCGCCAATTCCGCTGCGTTTGGCGCCCGGCGCCCGGTAGCGGCCATCCAGGACGCGGTGATCATGATGGGCATGCAGGCGGTGCGCAATTTTGCCTTGGGCCTGTCGATCGTCAGCCGTCAACGTAACGAGCATTGTTCCGGCTTCGATTACGGCGTCTACTGGGCGCAAGCCCTGGCCCTGGCGGTCGCCGTCGCCGCCGTGACCGGCCGGGAACGCACGGTGGCTCCGGAAGAATCGTTCACGCTGGGCTTGTTGTCCGACATCGGCCGGCTGGCCCTGGCTACCGCCTGGTCGGACGCTTACAGCGAGTGTCTTCGCGCGTCTCAAGGCGGCGATTTGATGCAATTGGAGCGGGAGCGTTTTGCGGTCGACCATAACGAACTCACGCTGATTTTGTTGCTCGACTGGGGATTGCCCAGCCTCTTGCTGGATTCGCTCAAACTCAGCTTTGAATCTCCCACAGGGGAAAGTTCGCGCATAGTCCGGTTTGCCCAGCAATTGGCTTTTTCCCGTCGCATAGCGCGTTTCTGCGTGGCCGACGATTCGTATCGGGCCGTCCTGCTTCCGGATTTGCGGCAAGATGCGGTATTGCACGCTCTCGAAGGCGAGTCATTCGACCGGTTTCTCGACGAGATTTGCAAGCAGTGGCAGGAGTGGGGCAAGCTGATCGACATCGAAACGGATGTGCGGATGGTGTTTCCGGTGAGCCGGCACGATCCGTTCGAGGCATTGCCCGGCCTGGAATTGTTACTGGTGGACGACGATCCGATGATGCTGGCGCGGCTGTCGAAACAGTTAGCCTCGGCCGGACATCGGGTGAGCACCTGCCGGGACGGCGAATCGGCGCTGAAACTCATCATCGAAAACAAACCTCAACTGGTGATTACCGACTGGCGGATGAAGCCGATGGACGGCCTGACTCTGTGCAAGACCTTGCGCGGCTCCGATCTCGGCAAAAATCTGTATCTGATCATGCTGACGGCGTCCGAGAGCGAAGATGCGCTGGTGGAGGCCTTCGACGCCGGCATCGACGATTACGTCATCAAACCGGTCAGTCTGAAGGTCCTGCTCGCGCGAGTCCGCGCCGGCCAGCGCATTCTCATGCTGCAACAGGAACTGGAAAAGGAAAAGAAAGACATCGAGCGCTACAGCGCCGAGCTGGCGGTCGTCAACCGCCGCCTGGAATTGATGGCCAATACCGATATTCTCACCGGCCTGCCCAACCGCCGATATGCCCTGAACCGTCTGGAACAGGAATGGGACAGCGCGCAACGCTACGGCCGCCCGCTCAGCGTGTTGATGCTGGACCTGGATTATTTCAAATCGATTAACGACAATTTGGGTCATGACGCCGGCGACGTCGTGCTCGCCCATGCCGCCAATTTGTTGAAAGCCAATGCCCGCACCAGCGACATCGCGTGCCGATTGGGCGGCGAGGAGTTTCTGGTGATTGCTCCCAACACCGACGCCAAAGCCGCCCTGCTTCTGGCCGAGCGCATTCGCAGCTCCATCCAGACCGAACAACCCAAAGATCTGGCCCTGCCCCGGCCGATGACCGTAAGCATCGGCGTAGCCGGCTCGCTGGGCGGCAAACCCAGATGGAACGAGCTGATCAAACTGGCCGACCAGGCTTTATACAAAATCAAGGCGGAGGGCCGCAACGCCGTGAGGCTGGCCTCGCAGTAA